From the genome of Plasmodium malariae genome assembly, chromosome: 9, one region includes:
- the PmUG01_09043600 gene encoding conserved Plasmodium protein, unknown function, producing MTSFTNKGGVRHNVFRLNAHKKVIYNRMRRFNWPPEGCSAIHPIEPYGKQFFVFNAFKRDSKFDSEISNIVKPLMNSNNEKIPTETVLCVCDFAKRPLMFLNYLDFKILEANIGKIKEGFRKIEEKLDKSNYLDTKFGLVLKYNLNKTYGMQRVKKGEHNSWGMKKGVFRKRKT from the exons atgacaTCGTTCACGAATAAAGGGGGGGTTAGACACAATGTTTTTCGTTTAAATGCTCATAAAA AGGTAATATATAACCGTATGAGAAGATTCAATTGGCCACCTGAGGGATGCTCAGCTATACACCCa ATAGAACCGTATGGGAAgcaattttttgttttcaatGCCTTTAAAAGGGACTCAAAATTTGACAGCGAAATTTCGAACATAGTCAAGCCTttg atGAACtcaaataatgaaaagattCCTACTGAAACAGTTTTGTGCGTTTGTGATTTTGCAAAGCGTCCTCTGATGTTTCTAAACTACTTAGATTTCAAAATTTTG GAAGCGAATATTGGCAAAATTAAGGAAGGatttagaaaaatagaagaaaaattagaCAAG AGTAACTACTTGGATACAAAATTCGGCTTGGTGCtaaaatacaatttaaaCAAAACATACGGTATGCAGCGTGTGAAGAAGGGTGAGCATAATTCATGGGGAATGAAAAAAGGAGTGTTCAGAAAGAGGAAAACGTGA
- the PmUG01_09043700 gene encoding alpha/beta hydrolase, putative, with the protein MYDKIIEKLSLASVNLLSKLGYEKRKRECKLKNRKKYKKKNRNYPLLLRIEDNANKKEKTLFFHYNYKKKQQSFLYLFKKKKYPKIKFLYNDIIKTYKNEKFLSDFSLDLLHELTKRENCTNFLRASEVYTLLLILSQEFLKRFNDDKVASVITSDGTAVPGDGAYMSNESNVKILKISCYLLKYLITNKAKSEMLDDSFMLFFLIKLNYIVNKKKDIEYKDLKKNYHFYFYFLLLYYYLFVYNNMKKIVLLPPKRIFKYSFSKLNEFALVYKYFDSIKNDIHNINTYGIYTHNNNFDNNISNKNKSKNKNKYVNKKKYTDFLKDNYIVNFNSLKEKCNVFFKFNDISNIRFLTSMSKLNVLHMDSHEHIIKPKCTLLNDSLNSYVLFLLSVLFNLDNKSSTGNCIEIKHINDNDGISGSSSYKSSNTNRKEGCYSSSGGAKENEIFLHSYSEKKKRTKSPCNLLLKNINNKKTNKMNKTVLLTELTYQSLDYVTLNEHMCYFNNKGKNSNVSSVGSASGTISGISTDNSSNNMIENCLSEIIKYIEKRRKLVYVGNTKDVDMVSQNNDNKKNARNEENILFNIINIDNKLKSKNNLNLEILLKKINDLMNIIQDPSIYIKSGLHIILRNVCINKLNSLNLDLLFLINLYSNNNFKNKFFHYDQRYVEPIDVPQGRDSRGSGNAISSNSSDYVGQNNKNTAKKQIERKGSEKEYFNIEMKKKSQGVTMKRQSNEIYNELSVIIKIFANNFSVKDLTYNCFSVLYSMYKNILQNMLRISFNFTYFISAEFYFFNDNINFLSLMNLKKELIPSTLYFDSVRAFTNIKSHYKYFMHMIIPKKKKKKKKGKEKKLARNNKYILLTSIHDNAPGSDEDKGVIKNKNSKRIYKTKKVKEVIKVKEVIKVKEDIKVKEDREVRENKETKEIRKENQMNYAEGTENQQSCRKSFDSFLDKLDNMLMDETIQKKMNYKEVSLASSYTEKMKKKEKKILLDEHMYMINKFNHHFYDVHDRLLPVYIYSKKCNIRRNKKSRTHKHTEGEIGQKWEINSGTERERGEKKENMRDEEKKNNKEQKKKMEVDIVFVHGLRGSAHRTWRLANMYHDADNRHFYYRNNIKKCRKGGGKLLRNGSAHVGDGINNDNDNNNDNGKDDGGFSSISSNSSTTGVWTFLDINSKGEGRMSKEETSIQSLKGKNEPNEKGDDLLNIKNGSVENLKEKENVITFDESRKQIRQCIKIRNNFHFIIKKNVINILMLNYKHNQNILPLYVNTKIINKNIFKSLFLHNKKLKNDLDLYSDLFSHQLWPMYILYPHKKNINIFIFNYHSPLYPDSNYYMKVHYKEGKRMKEENDKEDVTSNNSVYMDNIKKENKENESNKENKDKKENTSYMYSYLNTINSFFSRKEEDYEHSLNKEKYFYTDRMNLDELSNFLLKKLKSINLGKKNDIIFIAHSMGGLLTQYVLLKDDKILNKTKFIFFYASPHFGSPLSSTALFFKTFLSPYVYQLNDYGSLLSNLQYSFRERIKEKNVKVYSFSESEKTPLPLIGLSKKKKNKKKNKWVYTMIVPSISSYLHYADIFVIIKKCDHLDISKLNSEEDVKYYYLNKAIKEVMKVN; encoded by the exons atgtatgataAGATCATAGAAAAACTAAGTTTAGCTTCTGTCAATTTGTTATCAAAACTAGGTtatgaaaagagaaaaagggaatgtaaattaaaaaatagaaagaaaTATAAGAAGAAGAATAGGAACTATCCGTTATTATTAAGAATTGAAGATAATGCtaataagaaagaaaaaacactattttttcattataattataaaaagaaacaacaatcgtttctatatttatttaagaaaaaaaaatatcccaaaattaaatttttatataatgatattattaagacatataaaaatgaaaaatttttaagtgATTTTTCCTTAGACCTTCTTCATGAATTAACCAAAAGGGAAAATTGTACCAACTTTTTGAGGGCAAGTGAGGTGTACACGTTATTATTAATCTTAAGtcaagaatttttaaaaagattcAATGACGATAAGGTTGCTTCTGTTATTACCAGTGATGGCACCGCAGTTCCGGGTGATGGTGCATATATGTCTAATGAAAGCAACGTgaagatattaaaaataagttgCTATTTGCTTAAATACTTAATCACGAATAAAGCGAAAAGTGAAATGCTAGATGACTCTTTTATGTTGTTctttttgataaaattgaattatatagttaacaaaaaaaaagatattgaatataaagacttaaagaaaaattatcatttttatttttattttttgttacttTATTACTATCTCtttgtttataataatatgaagaaaattgTTCTGTTGCCTCCAAAAAGGATCTTTAAGTATTCCTTCAGCAAATTAAACGAATTTGCATTAGTTTATAAATACTTTGACTCTATAAAAAACGATATACACAATATAAATACCTATggaatatatacacataataacaattttgataataatataagcaataaaaacaaaagcaaaaacaaaaacaaatatgtTAACAAGAAGAAATATACCGactttttaaaagataactACATAGTTAATTTTAACTCCTTAAAAGAAAAGtgtaatgtattttttaaatttaatgatatttcaaatattcGTTTTTTAACAAGTATGAGTAAGTTGAATGTTTTGCACATGGACTCGCACgaacatattataaaacCCAAATGTACACTTCTGAATGATTCGTTAAATAGCTACGTGTTATTTTTGTTGTCAGTATTGTTTAATTTAGATAATAAAAGTAGCACAGGGAATTGCATAGAAATTAAGCACATAAACGATAATGACGGGATTAGCGGTAGCAGTAGTTACAAGAGTAGTAACACAAATAGGAAAGAAGGTTGTTATAGTAGTAGTGGTGGAGCAAAAGAAaacgaaatatttttacattcgTACtcggaaaaaaagaagcgcACGAAATCTCCGTGTAATTTGTtgttaaaaaacataaataacaaGAAAACAAATAAGATGAACAAAACAGTACTACTAACCGAGTTGACATATCAGTCGTTGGATTATGTAACGTTAAATGAACACATGTGCTACTTCAATAATAAGGGGAAGAATAGTAATGTTAGTAGTGTTGGCAGTGCCAGTGGTACCATCAGCGGCATTAGCACtgataatagtagtaataatatgatTGAAAATTGTCTGAgcgaaataataaaatatattgagaAAAGACGCAAGTTAGTATATGTGGGTAACACAAAGGACGTTGACATGGTTTcacaaaataatgataataaaaaaaatgcaaggaatgaagaaaatatattatttaatataattaacatagacaataaattaaaaagtaagaATAATCTAAACTTAGAAATTttgttgaaaaaaattaatgactTGATGAATATTATTCAGGATCcgtctatatatataaaaagtggGCTTCACATAATACTAAGAAATGTGTGTATAAACAAGTTGAATTCCTTAAATCTGGATCTTCTCTTTCTGATAAATTTATACTCAAacaacaattttaaaaataagttttttCACTATGACCAAAGGTATGTTGAGCCGATCGACGTTCCACAGGGCAGAGATAGCAGGGGAAGCGGTAACGCCATTAGCAGCAATAGTAGCGATTACGTAGgacaaaataacaaaaatacagCGAAGAAGCAGATAGAAAGGAAAGGGAGCGAAAAGGAGTACTTTAACattgaaatgaaaaagaaatcgCAGGGTGTCACTATGAAAAGACAAAgcaatgaaatatataatgaactatctgttattattaaaatttttgcaaaCAATTTTTCAGTAAAGGATTTAACGTATAATTGCTTTTCTGTTTTATATAgcatgtataaaaatatattacaaaatatgcTCAGaatatcatttaattttacttattttattagtgccgaattttatttttttaatgacaATATAAACTTTCTTTCtttaatgaatttaaaaaaggagcTAATACCAAGTACTTTATACTTTGACAGTGTAAGAGCATTTACAAATATCAAATCGCATTATAAGTATTTTATGCATATGataattccaaaaaaaaaaaaaaaaaaaaaaaaaggtaaggaaaaaaagctagctaggaataataaatatatcttgTTAACTAGCATACATGATAATGCGCCTGGAAGTGATGAGGATAAGGGagtgataaaaaataaaaattcaaaaagaatatataaaacaaaaaaagttaaaGAAGTTATAAAAGTTAAAGAAGTTATAAAAGTTAAAGAAGATATAAAAGTTAAAGAAGATAGAGAAGTtagagaaaataaagaaactAAAGAAATAAGAAAGGAAAATCAAATGAATTACGCAGAAGGTACAGAGAATCAGCAGAGTTGTAGGAAATCATTTGATTCATTTCTAGACAAACTAGACAACATGCTAATGGATGAAActatacagaaaaaaatgaattacaAAGAAGTATCGCTTGCATCCTCTTAtacagaaaaaatgaaaaaaaaagaaaaaaaaatactattagATGAGCACATGTACATGATTAACAAATTTAATCATCATTTTTATGATGTACATGACCGTCTTTTGCCTGTATACATTTACTCAAAAAAGTGCAATATAcgcagaaataaaaaaagtaggaCTCATAAACATACCGAGGGTGAAATTGGACAAAAATGGGAAATCAATTCGGGAACAGAAAGGGAAAggggggaaaaaaaggagaacaTGAGGGACGAAGAGAAGAAGAACAACAAAGAACAAAAGAAGAAGATGGAAGTAGATATTGTGTTCGTACACGGGTTACGAGGAAGCGCTCATCGTACATGGAGATTAGCAAACATGTATCATGACGCCGATAATcgtcatttttattataggaataatataaaaaaatgcagaAAAGGAGGAGGGAAATTACTGCGTAATGGTAGTGCACACGTAGGTGATGGTATAAacaatgataatgataacaatAACGATAACGGAAAGGACGATGGCGGATTCAGTAGTATAAGCAGTAACAGTAGCACTACTGGTGTGTGGACGTTCCTTGATATTAATAGCAAAGGAGAAGGAAGAATGTCAAAAGAGGAGACGAGTATTCAATCGTTAAAGGGGAAAAATGAACCGAACGAAAAAGGAGATGATCtactaaatattaaaaacgGTAGTGTCGAAAatttgaaagaaaaagaaaatgtaatTACGTTTGATGAATCAAGAAAACAAATAAGacaatgtataaaaatacgtaataattttcatttcataataaaaaaaaatgtaattaatatactaatgttaaattataaacataaCCAAAATATCTTACCATTATAtgttaatacaaaaattataaataaaaacatttttaaatctttatttctgcataataaaaaattaaaaaatgactTAGACCTTTATAGCGATTTGTTTTCTCATCAACTGTGGcctatgtatattttataccctcataaaaaaaatattaatatttttattttcaattatCATTCGCCTTTGTACCCGGAttctaattattatatgaaggTTCACTACAAAGAGGGGAAACGCATGAAGGAGGAGAATGACAAGGAGGATGTAACAAGCAACAATTCAGTTTACATGGATAACatcaaaaaggaaaataaagagaatgagtcaaataaagaaaataaagacaAAAAAGAGAACACTAGTTATATGTATTCCTATTTAAACACAATAAACTCTTTTTTTAGCAGAAAAGAGGAAGATTATGAACACTCcctaaataaagaaaaatatttctacaCAGATAGGATGAATTTGGATGAACTATcgaattttcttttaaagaagttaaaaagtataaatttgggtaaaaaaaatgatatcaTATTTATAGCTCATTCTATGGGAGGACTATTAACtcaatatgtattattaaaagatgataaaattttaaataaaacaaaatttatttttttttatgcttcTCCCCACTTTGGATCACCACTATCCTCCACAGCTCTTTtctttaaaacatttttatctCCGTATGTTTATCAGCTGAATGATTATGGTTCGTTATTAAGTAACTTGCAGTATTCTTTCAGGGAAAGaatcaaagaaaaaaatgtaaaagtcTATTCTTTCTCCGAGTCGGAAAAGACTCCCTTGCCGCTTATTGGTttgagcaaaaaaaaaaaaaacaaaaaaaaaaataaat gGGTGTACACAATGATTGTGCCAAGCATCAGCTCCTATTTGCATTACGCtgatatatttgtaattattaaGAAATGCGACCATTTGGATATTAGTAAGCTAAATAGCGAAGAGGATgtaaagtattattatttaaataaagcaATAAAGGAAGTAATGAAGGTTAACTAG
- the PmUG01_09043800 gene encoding zinc finger protein, putative encodes MALVEASEKGNYIKMKKDRTYYLEDNFKIIKFDEGNVDNEENNSSIENNTYNKNKNMYNNIYEKKKKKMNKKKVSENMNGDTKEAKYDMKEGKKEERKKSNEDKVLEEELERDSQPDEGSDQDVQYESNSEPRIEQQNGPQNWPKHERGGHEKGGKLFRLSEYDTCESKDKNYDSFRMNWKHVNKRSIKNLGLVKNKKVFKNQQILYDFYANEDITRTEKHYEFVMYNDNKEKEQNFPKNIKYYKQQKKETISFEEKEKNNYYNGRYLSCMYNEKKEKNYSSNNYGMYVREPCIRSYIEPCTEPYIEPYIEPYIEPCIEPCREPCREPYREPYREPCREPCREPCRKPYIEQRIEPCIEPCIEPCIEPCIEPCIEPCTEQNFFNQRMSRNNSMGNMKCYMYDQPYVDGNILRSAYRISGNVNVNSSTGNSFVNANRSRSNSNNPYAYYCNDYFYLESAPLENTLNSMHHWKQQQQQQQQKQQQKQQQQQPYIIMRKNAVSVPRVPQSELTKHIPAVNVNTLSHCTTKLGPPMLNKLQDCIKGANTYQKDFQHTRMKEKVHDQYYRIKLCPFLKKGLCQKGDNCSYAHSTDKLRNIINLTKTKICDLWIKNECQDEHCVYAHGELELRATPDYYKTKLCKYFDKEGTCPSGDKCRHAHGHTELRKRNYRRTELEKYALKNKINMKLLYNEMKNVRGDLLDCIFSTHNRKSGKEDHEPDGTDIHSEQHEEARGSEVNIERQSGRDNCERMGEHGDSNIHEKYNDDYKSRSGNSEYHSPIRVTASLTITNENREKDLLTKEYKFTESDCTSELKNVSTSNYFVNQEEESNIPLPNISGMNDRNGEELGERHSEERNNGSDILCLNCDVQGENALAENDLSAHEEKEQKRRCENAEEVGKVQVVVEENKETTSSETGQRDNSKLNSHITNNGGNTFSKIGGKENYEKDEASTNNNNLFEKNPYNEFSTLDKMDNKEGEAHEQSEQTDSNKNNEQDLGKEETGSFDNTHDEGRKIYKQVITEEKQKENLNENGGKNTCLRAKDDHQSAQNDHSAKNILMGGEENSSNNNDNNNNNNNNNNNNNNNNNNNNNNNSNNNKREDPQANLKEDVGQKERKMNNSCILESNINKISRDEINCAYDDYKKNNGKKENFTKAVFSYTKLMKEVDDAYLKKEHGIDKTNYIPPHFNYYVKTNVKYNKYKNFKERGKDFANDTNCTARNENKRGHNSKRNNISANNSSNCTTTTTSSNYNIKYANNKYKKYNIIDKCINGFRSYDRGSFEYNKEVNTIHKENNAGSGSGSESESSYIRVSGSVNGGGHNRSSISYVTSKNNCAGDVRSVDGLSNREESKNYNNRIQNNYNYKFANRSINNMYILPPPSLSNCNFDDSEKLLPTCCANTNSFYMQNSITRLNDSNNSFLNSNPQNLAHTYYDRNNAIISNDMMIMMMHGHPVFPVNTLVNNFSYYNYNINNIFPNRNDSYNFFKAQMNNMNMPYQRPLVGGVPNGASTATLLTPVMGIPPMGFSTMGMTNMNRNNNTSSNSNNYNNSQHALSASNLSYHPIFGTSPPSILLNPTTVSNGAPIIAPYATQNTSSNKPLQSKPCVFPYQKKLYDYPNVFNEQVNTMYSSENQHINTTNSSRCENIDVPLNALISNSNCSNRRDSITYGNMATIKNDSFSLNQKNMHLNLTKFESGKSIHNRRSNMSNNIYNNNKNNEIKNDIFKSDTLIENSYMNDISGVPINGKEKKKESILLPYYSNKNYERRMNNMNFKNYKNNSSNPFYNHLSIGGNNINQDCNEEQVYTYHAVYNNSVVYSNDHAYNNNNTYSTTNSNSSIINNHAYAINQEYGNNIYNNNYLYTNNHIYINNSISRSPKCSGNIVKNTLISSNPHYSSLSGTNNTRSNNNSSNSNSNSSSNPSHIYQSKTRFIDEMKNISPEEVQEAVMHNLMEFKD; translated from the coding sequence atggcaCTAGTAGAGGCAAGTGAAAAAGGCAACTAcatcaaaatgaaaaaagataGAACATACTACTTAGAagacaattttaaaattataaaatttgatGAAGGGAATGTCGACAATGAAGAGAATAACAGTTCGATAGAGAATAACACatacaacaaaaataaaaacatgtacaacaatatttatgaaaaaaaaaaaaaaaaaatgaataagaaaaaagtgAGTGAAAATATGAATGGAGATACGAAAGAAGCGAAATATGATATGAAGGAAGGTAAGAAGgaagaaaggaaaaagagTAATGAGGACAAGGTATTGGAGGAAGAGCTCGAGCGAGATTCACAGCCTGACGAGGGAAGTGATCAAGATGTTCAATATGAATCGAATAGTGAACCGCGGATCGAACAGCAGAACGGACCACAGAACTGGCCGAAGCACGAGCGAGGTGGACATGAGAAAGGGGGGAAATTATTCCGTTTGTCCGAATATGATACATGTGAAAGCAAAGACAAAAATTATGATTCGTTCCGTATGAATTGGAAACACGTGAATAAAAGGAGCATTAAAAATTTAGGACTagtaaagaataaaaaagtttttaaaaatcaGCAAATTCTATACGATTTTTACGCAAATGAAGATATTACAAGAACAGAAAAACATTATGAATTTGTAATGTATAAcgataataaagaaaaagaacaaaattttccaaaaaatatcaaatattataaacagCAAAAGAAAGAGACGATTTCTTttgaagaaaaggaaaagaacaATTATTACAATGGAAGGTATCTCAGTTGCatgtataatgaaaaaaaagaaaagaattatagtagtaataacTATGGTATGTATGTAAGAGAGCCATGTATAAGGTCATATATAGAACCCTGTACAGAACCATATATAGAACCATATATAGAACCATATATAGAACCATGTATAGAACCATGTAGAGAACCATGTAGAGAGCCATATAGAGAGCCATATAGAGAGCCATGTAGAGAGCCATGTAGAGAGCCATGTAGAAAACCATATATCGAACAACGTATAGAACCATGTATAGAACCATGTATAGAACCATGTATAGAACCATGTATAGAACCATGTATAGAACCATGTACAGAACAAAATTTCTTTAATCAAAGAATGAGTAGAAACAACAGCATGGGCAATATGAAGTGCTATATGTATGATCAGCCTTACGTAGATGGTAACATATTAAGAAGTGCCTACAGAATTAGTGGTAATGTCAATGTCAACAGTAGTACTGGTAACAGTTTCGTCAATGCCAATAGAAGTAGaagtaacagtaacaatcCGTATGCATATTACTGCAATGACTACTTCTACCTAGAAAGTGCTCCACTTGAAAATACATTAAACAGCATGCATCATTGGAAGCAGCAGCAGCAACAGCAGCAACAGAAGCAGCAACAGAAGCAGCAACAGCAACAGCCGTATATCATTATGAGGAAAAATGCCGTATCAGTGCCCCGCGTCCCGCAGAGCGAACTGACGAAGCATATTCCTGCAGTCAACGTGAACACACTATCTCATTGTACCACAAAACTTGGTCCACCTATGCTGAATAAACTACAAGATTGTATTAAAGGTGCGAATACGTACCAAAAAGATTTTCAACATACAagaatgaaagaaaaagtaCATGATCAATATTATAGAATCAAATTATGTCCCTTTCTAAAAAAAGGACTATGCCAGAAAGGGGATAATTGTTCATATGCACACTCAACAGACAAGTTAAGAAATATCATTAATTTaactaaaacaaaaatatgcgATTTGTggataaaaaatgaatgtcAAGATGAGCATTGTGTTTATGCACATGGTGAACTAGAATTAAGAGCAACTCCAGATTATTATAAAactaaattatgtaaatattttgataaagAAGGGACGTGTCCCTCAGGAGATAAATGTCGACATGCACATGGTCACACAgaattaagaaaaagaaattatagaCGAAcagaattagaaaaatatgccttaaaaaataaaataaatatgaaattgttgtataatgaaatgaaaaatgtaagAGGAGACCTCCTCGATTGCATCTTCAGCACCCACAACAGGAAAAGCGGAAAAGAAGACCATGAGCCGGATGGGACAGACATCCACTCGGAGCAGCATGAGGAAGCTAGAGGAAGCGAAGTGAACATCGAAAGGCAAAGCGGAAGGGACAACTGTGAAAGGATGGGGGAACATGGGGACAGTAACATCCATGAGAAGTATAACGATGACTACAAAAGTAGAAGTGGCAACAGCGAGTATCACTCTCCCATTCGTGTTACTGCAAGTTTAACAATCACCAACGAAAATAGAGAAAAGGACCTTCTCACAaaggaatataaatttacagaAAGTGATTGTACCAGTGAACTGAAAAATGTTAGTACATCCAACTATTTTGTAAATCAGGAGGAAGAGAGTAATATCCCTTTACCTAATATCAGCGGAATGAATGATAGAAATGGGGAGGAGTTAGGAGAAAGACACAGTGAAGAAAGAAATAATGGTAGtgatatattatgtttaaatTGTGATGTTCAAGGGGAAAATGCACTAGCAGAAAATGATTTAAGTGCACATGAGGAGAAGGAACAGAAAAGACGCTGTGAAAATGCTGAAGAAGTGGGAAAAGTACAAGTTGTGGTTGAAGAAAATAAGGAAACCACATCAAGTGAGACGGGGCAAAGGGACAACTCTAAACTAAATAGCCATATAACGAATAATGGTGGAAATACATTTAGCAAAATAGGAGGAAAAGAGAATTATGAGAAGGACGAAGCGTCAaccaataataataatctttTTGAAAAGAACCCATACAATGAGTTCTCCACATTAGACAAAATGGATAATAAGGAAGGGGAGGCACATGAGCAAAGTGAACAAACGGattcaaataaaaacaatgaaCAGGACTTaggaaaagaagaaacaGGGTCATTTGATAATACACATGATGAAggtagaaaaatatataagcaaGTGATAACAGAGGAGAAGCAGAAAGAGAATTTGAATGAGAACGGAGGAAAGAATACATGTTTAAGAGCTAAGGACGACCATCAAAGTGCGCAAAATGACCACAGTGCGAAGAACATACTTATGGGGGGAGAAGAGAatagcagtaataataatgataacaacaacaacaacaacaacaataataataataataataataataataataataataataataataatagtaataataataaaagagaaGATCCTCAAGCTAATTTAAAGGAGGATGTTGGacaaaaggaaagaaaaatgaataacaGTTGTATTCTTGAGagtaatataaacaaaataagtaGAGACGAAATTAATTGTGCATATGATGACtacaagaaaaataatggaaagaaggaaaattttacaaaagcCGTTTTTTCGTATACAAAACTTATGAAAGAGGTAGATGATGCATATTTAAAGAAGGAACATGGAATAGATAAAACGAATTATATACCTCCACACTTCAATTATTATGTCAAGACAAATgtcaaatataataaatataaaaattttaaagaacgAGGAAAAGATTTTGCAAATGATACAAATTGTACAGcaagaaatgaaaataagaGAGGACATAAttcaaaaagaaataatatttctgcAAACAATTCTTCTAATtgtactactactactacatCAAGTAATTATAACATCAAATATgctaataacaaatataagaaatacaATATCATAGACAAATGTATAAACGGTTTCAGGAGCTATGATAGGGGCAGTTTCGAATACAACAAGGAGGTAAACACCATTCATAAGGAAAACAATGCAGGCAGTGGAAGTGGCAGTGAAAGTGAAAGTAGCTATATAAGGGTCAGTGGAAGCGTTAACGGTGGAGGTCATAACAGGAGCAGTATCTCATATGTAACATCCAAGAATAACTGCGCAGGCGATGTAAGAAGTGTTGATGGTTTGAGCAATAGGGAGgaatcaaaaaattataataacagAATTCAAAATAACTACAATTACAAATTTGCTAATAGgtctataaataatatgtatatattaccaCCGCCTAGTTTATCAAATTGTAATTTTGATGAttcagaaaaattattacctACATGTTGTGCTAACacaaattctttttatatgcaAAATAGTATTACAAGGTTAAATGATAGCAATAACAGCTTTCTTAATAGTAACCCACAAAATTTAGCACATACATACTATGACAGGAACAATGCTATTATAAGTAATGATATGATGATCATGATGATGCACGGTCATCCTGTTTTTCCTGTAAATACACTAGTAAATAATTTCagttattacaattataatatcaataatatttttccaaaTCGAAACgattcttataatttttttaaagctcAAATGAACAATATGAATATGCCATACCAGAGGCCCCTTGTTGGGGGAGTACCCAATGGGGCCTCCACTGCTACGTTGTTAACTCCTGTAATGGGGATACCGCCGATGGGGTTTTCTACAATGGGAATGACTAATATGAACAGAAATAACAATACTAGtagcaatagtaataattataacaactCACAGCATGCACTAAGTGCATCAAATTTGAGCTATCATCCCATTTTTGGCACATCCCCACCTAGTATTCTGTTAAACCCAACTACTGTATCAAATGGTGCTCCAATTATTGCACCATATGCTACTCAAAACACTTCCTCCAATAAGCCGCTGCAGTCCAAACCCTGTGTATTTCCataccaaaaaaaattgtacgaTTACCCAAATGTGTTCAATGAACAAGTAAATACAATGTATAGTAGTGAAAATCAACACATTAACACAACAAATTCCAGTAGATGTGAAAATATTGATGTTCCATTGAATGCCCTAATAAGTAACAGCAACTGTAGTAATAGAAGGGATTCTATTACCTATGGAAATATGGCCACCATAAAGAATGATAGCTTTTCACTTaaccaaaaaaatatgcatttaaATTTGACAAAGTTCGAATCTGGAAAAAGCATACATAACAGGAGATCCAATATGtcaaataacatatataataacaataaaaataatgaaattaaaaatgatatatttaagtcAGACACACTTATAGAAAATTCATACATGAATGATATATCGGGTGTTCCAATCAATggaaaggagaaaaaaaaagaaagtattttattaccttattattcaaataaaaattatgaaagaAGAATGAATAAcatgaattttaaaaattataagaataatagtagtaatccCTTTTATAACCACCTTTCCATTGGTGGTAATAACATCAACCAGGATTGCAATGAGGAGCAGGTTTACACTTATCATGCTGTATACAACAACAGCGTTGTCTATAGCAACGACCATGCTTACAACAACAATAATACCTATAGTACCACCAACAGCAACAGTAGCATCATTAACAACCACGCTTATGCTATTAATCAAGAATATggtaacaatatatataataacaactACCTTTACACTAATAAccacatttatattaataatagtattagTAGATCACCTAAGTGCAGCGGAAACATAGTTAAGAATACCCTTATCAGTAGTAATCCCCATTATAGTAGTCTTAGCGGTACTAATAACACTAGAAGTAATAACAACAGCAGCAATAGCAATAGCAATAGCAGTAGTAACCCGAGCCACATATACCAAAGTAAAACAAGATTCATTGATgagatgaaaaatatatcgCCAGAAGAAGTGCAAGAAGCTGTTATGCATAACCTTATGGAATTTAAAGACTAA